ATTCTGATCTATATGAATTATTAACTCATTCTTAAACCAGCGTTAGCAAAGAAAAGCTAAATGAATACTCCAAATCGGTAACACTCTAATAAAAAGCCCAATAAGATTTTCTGCCTTATCAAAAAAGCTCCAAAAGGAATTGCTTCTACTCCTGAAATCATGTTGAATGTTCTACTTCGATCTCTTTCTTTAATACGAATCTGCATGTTTGATTTTATGGAAACCAAACCTATTTCAATACAGGTGATTGCGTAACTCCTTCACCTTTGTCAAAACTCCAATAATCTATTGCTTTCTTCTTTTCATCAACTTTTAAATTCCATCTCTTCATGTAATAATCACGAGGATGAAATTCATCGCCAATGTTTTTAAGAGCTGTTTTAAGTTTTATATCCATCTCACTTTGGAGCTGGGCAAAAGATGCTTGTCCAATTAAATTATTCATTTGATAAGGATCTTTAGTATTATCAAAAAGCATACTTGGCCCATCTAACGTAGCGGTGTAGGTATATTGTTTCGTTCTAACTGCCCTATATTCTGGATATTTATATTCTCGTGTAAAAGGATGAATGTTCATCACCAAAGCCACACGATCAGCGTTTTCGTCTGGAGACTGAATCAAAGCCGCTAAATTTTCACCTTCAATGCTTTTAGGAATTGATAACTCAGCAAGTCCCAAAATTGATGGTAAAATATCAGGTGTGTTGATAGGTGCATTTATAACTTGACCTCCATTCTCTCCAATAGATGGGTATTTTATCAAAAACGGTATTTTAATGGACTCATCCCAAGAGAGTTGTTTTGTAAAAGGGCGAATTCCATGCGAACCCATCATTTCGCCATGATCGGCAGTGAAAACGATAATTGTGTTTTCGTCCAAACCAAGTTCTTTGATTTTTTTCAATACCCTACCAATTGCTTCATCAGTAGCTGTTGCGTGTCCATAGTAGCCTTGCAACTCTTCTTGTGCCCTTTCTTCAAATTCCTTTGGTACATTCGGAGATAATTGAATACTATCTTTGGGATACATGTCTGCATACTCCTGAGGAGCACTGGAATGTGGAAAGTGCGGTGTTGCAATAGAAATAAACATCAAAAAAGGTTCTTTATCATTGGCATGTTCACTCAAATATTTATTCGCATCCTCTGTTATCGCAAAAGGTGAATAAGTAGGCCACTTTTTCTTGACTGAATCATCATTTTCGTAATACGACATATTATTATAATCATGCGAACACTCCAGTGCTTTCCAATAATCAAATCCCTGTCTTCTTTCTGGGGCAACGTTGTTTTCTCTTCCATGACCATCCAAATGCCATTTGCCCCAATATGCCGTGCTGTAGCCTTCAGCCTTAAAAATTTCTGCCATGCATAGCTCTTCGTCCGGCAAATAAAGATCGTTCAAGAACATTCCTGTACTTGTTGGATATCTTCCTGTGAGTAGAGCTGCCCTATGGGGTGTGCAAACTGGAGTGACCGAAACTGCATTTGTGAAATTGACAGCTTCTTTGGAAAATGCATCAAGGTGAGGCGTTTTTACGTTTGGATCACCTGAATAGGCTAGAGCAGAGGCTCGCCATTGATCTGTTAAAATATATACAACGTTTGGTTTTCTTTTACTTTGTGTACACGCATTCAATATTATTAACAACAATAATAAGAAAGGAAATATTTTGATTTGTTTCATAATCAGTTAAGCTTTT
This portion of the Spirosomataceae bacterium TFI 002 genome encodes:
- a CDS encoding Arylsulfatase A translates to MKQIKIFPFLLLLLIILNACTQSKRKPNVVYILTDQWRASALAYSGDPNVKTPHLDAFSKEAVNFTNAVSVTPVCTPHRAALLTGRYPTSTGMFLNDLYLPDEELCMAEIFKAEGYSTAYWGKWHLDGHGRENNVAPERRQGFDYWKALECSHDYNNMSYYENDDSVKKKWPTYSPFAITEDANKYLSEHANDKEPFLMFISIATPHFPHSSAPQEYADMYPKDSIQLSPNVPKEFEERAQEELQGYYGHATATDEAIGRVLKKIKELGLDENTIIVFTADHGEMMGSHGIRPFTKQLSWDESIKIPFLIKYPSIGENGGQVINAPINTPDILPSILGLAELSIPKSIEGENLAALIQSPDENADRVALVMNIHPFTREYKYPEYRAVRTKQYTYTATLDGPSMLFDNTKDPYQMNNLIGQASFAQLQSEMDIKLKTALKNIGDEFHPRDYYMKRWNLKVDEKKKAIDYWSFDKGEGVTQSPVLK